The Candidatus Defluviibacterium haderslevense DNA window TAACCAAATAACCATTCCGGTCCCGGATTTAGCAGACATTTCAGAAGTAGAGCAAGTAATTCCTGCTGCTCCCATATCTTGCATGCCTACAACCTGGCCAGTAGCGATGGCTTCTAAACTTGCCTCAAGCAATAGTTTCTCCTGGAATGGATCTCCAACTTGCACAGCAGGGAGATCTTGAGACGAATTCGCTGTAAGATCTGCAGAGGCAAACGTAGCGCCATGAATACCATCTTTACCCGTTGCCGAACCTACAATAAACACTGGATTACCAGGTCCATCAGCACAGGCTGAAATGGTTTTTCCCTGTTCAACGATACCAACTGACATAGCATTTACTAAAATATTCTGATTGTAACAATCATTGAAGTAAACTTCACCGCCTACTGTAGGAACTCCGAACGAATTGCCATAATTTCCAATGCCTTTGACTACACCTCGCATTAAATGTTTGGTATGTGCTAATTCCAGATTTCCAAATCTTAATGAATTCAATGCTGCTATAGGTCTTGCACCCATAGTGAATATATCACGATGTATACCGCCCACCCCAGTGGCAGCTCCTTGGTAAGGCTCAATGGCAGACGGGTGGTTGTGGGATTCGATTTTGAATGCACAAGCAAGACCATCACCTATATCAACTAAACCAGCATTCTCCTCCCCTGCTTCCACCAATAATCGACTACCTTTTCTTGGTAATTGCTTTAAATATTTGATTGAATTTTTATAAGAGCAATGTTCTGACCACATTACAGAATAAATACTTAGCTCTGTAAAATTCGGTTTACGTCCAAGGACATCACAAATTTTATCATATTCCTCAGGTGACAAACCTAATTTTTGAGCTGTTTCTAGTCCTGGTAGTTGCATCGGTTCAAGTTTCAGTTATGAGGCGCAAAGTTAGGATTTATTTCTGATTTTAAGATAGTGTCTGTGATTAAGCTGTAGAAAGGTAATCGGAATGAAAGGTAATCGGGTTGAATGGTAATCGGGTTGAATGGTAATCGGGTTGAATGGTAATCGGGTTGAATGGTAACCAGGTTGAATGGTAACGATGTTATAAATATTTACCTTTTAAAAATAATATTGTTTGTATTAAATTGCTTAATTAAAATAACTAAATCGGGTCACTAAATCATTGAGCTTAAAACAAAACAATACTTTGAATTGTTTTCGCAAAAATTAATCAATTAATCATATCGTGTTATTCAAACAATTAAAAGATAATAAAAATATACTAGATACAGATTTTAACACGATATATCCAAGTCCATTGGATGATTTGGCCGGATTACATTTTTCGCCCATAACTGTTATTCAGGATGCTATAGAATTCTTAGTTCAACAAGAAGGAACTCGAGTACTCGACATAGGATCCGGAGCAGGAAAATTTTGTATGGTTGGTGCAAGTTGTTCAACAGGTGTTTTTACAGGAGTCGAACAGCATGAACATTTGCATTTGATTTCGAAAAAAATGAGTAAGTATTATCAGATCAAGGACGTACACTTCATACATCAAAACATCAACACCATTAATTTTTCAGATTATGATGCTTTTTACTTTTTTAATTCATTTTATGAAAACTTAGACATATCCGATTCACTTATATCTAATATGGAAATCAATCGCGATTTGTATCATGAATATTCAGCTTACGTTTATAACCAATTACAAAACATGCCAATTGGCACTCGCTTGGTCAGTTATTTCAGTTACAATCTTGAAATACCCAATAATTATTTGTTACAAAGTTCAAGCCATGAAGGCAAACTTAAAAAGTGGATCAAAACAACATAATCCTGTCACTTAAAATCAAGATGAAATAAAGAAAATAGTTATGAAATTCATTAAAAAAAATAAACATTCATTGGGTCTACTATCGTTATTTCTCGTGTTATTTCTATCATGTAAAGAAAAACATACTGAAACCTCAGAAGCAATCACAGAAACAACAAAGCCTGGAGTTGATCAATCATTGGATTCCTATTGGTATCAAGGAAAAGCAGAAATCAGCAGTTATGAATTAGAACAAGTACGATATGGTCAAAAACATATGGGTGATGCTGTCCTGATATTTGTTACCGAAGATTTTTCAAAAACCAAACAAGTCAAGTTGGATAATCCTACACAATCAGGAACGGATAAAATCACTGTATTAAAAATGAATTATTCTAAAAAGTTCAATACAGGTATTTATCCCTATTCGATGTTTTTAAGCAGTTTTACTCCTATCGGAAACGATGTATCTGCACATCCGCTAAAAATAAGTGCTTCCATTCAAGAGTGGTGTGGGCACGTTTTTATACAAATGAATCAACGTGCAAACCAATATGAGATAGAACAATATTCATACTTCGAAACTGAAGGTGATCAAAAATTAATTTTACCAATAGACTGGTGTGAAGATGAACTCTTTAATCAAATCAGAATCAATCCGGCGAAACTTCCGATAGATCGTTTTAAAATAATTCCGGGCGCATTTTTTACAAGA harbors:
- a CDS encoding SAM-dependent methyltransferase; this translates as MLFKQLKDNKNILDTDFNTIYPSPLDDLAGLHFSPITVIQDAIEFLVQQEGTRVLDIGSGAGKFCMVGASCSTGVFTGVEQHEHLHLISKKMSKYYQIKDVHFIHQNINTINFSDYDAFYFFNSFYENLDISDSLISNMEINRDLYHEYSAYVYNQLQNMPIGTRLVSYFSYNLEIPNNYLLQSSSHEGKLKKWIKTT